From Pseudanabaena sp. PCC 6802, one genomic window encodes:
- a CDS encoding ISKra4 family transposase (programmed frameshift), which produces MTPEQEKEMQAHVQAIAAILYQNTPSEQLTSLEGIEIAVRQQILEHVSPEIGFFIRTVTGTEAGRRRRVQSSIGQLHLTQKQAQKLKVAPYSQVSPYVERCSLILSANVSYEQAAKDLAMLMGVQISRSTQQRLVHRHEFSPLEVEESVEELSVDGGRIRLRTPLGQPSEWKDYKAVNLHGQAIFATFQDNIALTDWVNRQPLADMVTCIGDGHDGIWNIIAQISIPDSRYEILDWFHLVENLHKIEATAQLLTGVEAFLWRGNVTAAIAELNHLASPQSINFIAYLHKHRHRIPDYWYFQTEQICSIGSGAVESAVKQIARRIKISGAQWNRDNVPQVLKHRSAYLNGSLNLALQN; this is translated from the exons ATGACTCCAGAGCAGGAAAAAGAAATGCAAGCGCACGTTCAAGCTATTGCCGCCATCCTTTATCAGAATACACCATCGGAACAACTAACCAGCTTGGAAGGGATCGAAATCGCTGTGCGGCAGCAAATCCTCGAACATGTCAGCCCAGAAATAGGG TTTTTTATCCGCACAGTTACGGGCACAGAAGCAGGACGCCGCAGGCGAGTGCAAAGCAGCATCGGACAGCTCCACCTCACGCAAAAGCAAGCGCAGAAGCTCAAAGTAGCCCCCTATAGCCAGGTGAGCCCGTATGTGGAAAGATGTAGCCTGATCTTGAGTGCGAATGTATCCTACGAACAAGCCGCCAAAGACTTAGCCATGTTGATGGGAGTGCAAATATCGCGCAGTACACAACAGCGCCTGGTGCATCGCCATGAATTTAGCCCCCTAGAGGTAGAAGAGTCGGTCGAGGAATTAAGTGTCGATGGAGGCAGAATCAGACTGCGCACGCCACTTGGACAGCCAAGTGAGTGGAAGGACTATAAAGCTGTGAACTTGCATGGACAAGCCATATTTGCCACATTTCAAGATAACATTGCCTTAACAGACTGGGTAAATCGACAGCCTTTAGCAGATATGGTTACCTGTATTGGGGATGGACATGATGGGATTTGGAATATTATTGCCCAGATCTCTATACCTGATAGTCGCTATGAAATCTTGGACTGGTTCCATTTGGTGGAAAACCTGCATAAAATTGAGGCTACAGCTCAACTTTTGACTGGGGTCGAAGCTTTTTTGTGGCGGGGTAATGTGACTGCAGCTATTGCTGAGCTCAATCACTTAGCTAGTCCTCAGAGCATCAATTTTATTGCTTATCTGCACAAGCATCGCCATCGTATTCCTGATTATTGGTATTTCCAAACCGAGCAGATTTGCTCTATTGGTTCTGGCGCAGTGGAATCTGCTGTTAAGCAAATCGCTAGACGCATCAAAATCTCTGGCGCTCAATGGAACCGTGATAATGTGCCACAAGTCCTCAAACACCGTTCTGCTTACCTTAATGGCTCTCTTAACCTTGCCTTGCAAAACTGA
- a CDS encoding DUF932 domain-containing protein yields MTVRTWYRDLGTPIASGMTIDDQLKAAGLDWTVELSPIRYADDCSTEEYLAAYRSDTQQMLSVYGKWRKPFQNHQILETFHTFCTQNDLQIDRIGCLKGGKELFAFCKLPIEIDVRKVGDITEAHLMIAESHECGRGLQIDLYFNRLVCTNGMTRSVRRSQQVINHVSEYNSETRGRASVASRIAGILTHALATVRDYEKVSNRLADVALTKQEAELHLIKAFGDPNKPLEAQPRIVQTCLKLFLGDGKGSDLLSAYGTAYGLLESVKEYINWHSPVRGSLETAFSSLCYGSRKQKQDAFMQQLVSVHL; encoded by the coding sequence ATGACAGTGAGAACATGGTATCGCGACCTAGGAACGCCGATCGCATCGGGTATGACCATTGACGACCAGCTCAAAGCGGCTGGACTTGATTGGACAGTCGAACTCTCTCCCATTCGCTACGCTGATGACTGCTCGACCGAAGAATACCTTGCTGCCTATCGCAGCGACACGCAACAAATGCTAAGCGTCTATGGTAAATGGCGCAAGCCTTTCCAGAATCACCAGATTCTCGAAACTTTTCATACTTTTTGCACACAAAATGACTTGCAGATCGATCGCATCGGCTGTCTGAAGGGAGGGAAAGAACTGTTCGCTTTCTGCAAACTACCCATCGAAATCGATGTAAGGAAAGTTGGCGATATTACGGAGGCACACCTGATGATTGCAGAATCGCACGAGTGCGGGAGAGGATTGCAGATCGATCTGTATTTCAATCGCCTTGTTTGCACGAACGGTATGACCAGATCCGTGAGGCGATCACAACAAGTCATCAACCATGTTTCTGAATATAACAGCGAAACGCGCGGGCGCGCTAGCGTAGCGTCTCGCATTGCAGGAATCTTGACCCATGCTCTTGCAACTGTCAGAGATTACGAGAAAGTATCGAATCGCCTTGCCGATGTTGCTCTCACCAAGCAGGAAGCAGAACTACATCTAATCAAAGCCTTTGGCGATCCCAATAAACCACTAGAAGCACAACCCCGAATTGTGCAGACTTGCCTAAAGCTATTTCTGGGAGATGGCAAGGGCAGCGATCTGCTATCTGCCTACGGCACCGCATATGGACTATTGGAATCCGTAAAGGAATACATCAACTGGCATTCACCTGTCAGAGGAAGTCTTGAGACTGCATTCTCTAGTCTCTGCTATGGCAGTCGCAAGCAAAAGCAAGATGCCTTTATGCAACAGCTTGTGTCTGTGCATCTATAA
- a CDS encoding PDDEXK nuclease domain-containing protein → MAADLLKLNGDYEDFLRDLKNRIRTAQVRAALAVNRELVLLYWQIGRDILSRQQQQGWGAKVIDKLAKDLKAEFPEMKGFSRTNLLYMRAFAEAYPDEQIVQQLVGQIPWGHNVRILDYIKDPQERLWYTQQTIEYGWSRNVLIHHIETNLYQRQGQATTNFARSLPKPQSDLAQQLLKDPYNFDFLSLGREAVERDLERALTEHIREFLLELGVGFAFMGNQYHLEVEGDDFYIDLLFYHVKLRCYVVIDLKMESFKPEFSGKMNFYTSVVDDLLRHQNDNPTIGIILCRGKKKTIVEYALREINKPIGVSTYELKDVLPETLKGSLPTVEQLQMELEAKASEIEAISETENER, encoded by the coding sequence ATGGCAGCCGACCTATTGAAGCTTAATGGTGACTATGAAGACTTTCTGCGCGATCTAAAAAATCGCATCCGCACGGCACAAGTACGGGCAGCACTGGCCGTAAATCGAGAATTGGTACTGCTTTACTGGCAAATCGGACGTGACATTCTCAGCCGTCAGCAACAGCAGGGCTGGGGCGCAAAGGTGATCGACAAATTGGCAAAAGACCTGAAAGCCGAGTTTCCAGAGATGAAAGGCTTTTCTCGCACTAACCTGCTCTACATGAGGGCTTTTGCTGAAGCTTATCCTGACGAGCAAATTGTCCAACAGCTTGTTGGACAAATTCCTTGGGGACATAATGTCCGTATTCTAGATTATATTAAAGACCCGCAAGAGCGCTTGTGGTATACCCAACAAACTATCGAGTATGGCTGGAGTCGCAATGTCCTGATTCATCACATCGAAACCAACCTGTACCAACGGCAGGGACAAGCAACGACTAACTTTGCGCGATCGCTGCCCAAACCTCAATCAGATCTTGCCCAGCAGCTACTTAAAGACCCGTACAACTTCGATTTCCTCAGTTTAGGACGAGAGGCCGTGGAACGGGATCTAGAACGTGCTCTCACCGAACATATCCGTGAGTTCCTGTTAGAACTAGGCGTAGGTTTCGCGTTTATGGGCAATCAGTATCACCTGGAAGTTGAAGGCGACGACTTCTATATCGATCTGCTGTTTTACCACGTCAAACTACGTTGCTATGTGGTCATCGATCTAAAAATGGAGTCCTTCAAACCCGAATTTTCAGGCAAGATGAACTTTTATACCTCTGTAGTTGACGATCTGCTACGCCATCAGAATGATAATCCGACTATTGGGATCATTTTATGCAGAGGGAAAAAGAAAACCATTGTGGAATATGCTCTGCGGGAAATCAATAAGCCCATCGGTGTTTCAACCTACGAACTCAAAGATGTTCTACCTGAAACTTTAAAAGGTAGTTTGCCAACGGTAGAGCAGTTACAGATGGAACTAGAAGCAAAAGCTTCAGAGATAGAAGCGATTTCGGAAACTGAGAACGAGCGTTGA
- a CDS encoding C39 family peptidase — protein sequence MAGCFLPLFSLNSSNKQPQRPVGRKAYEGIFPVDKAAIKLDVPFYPQTDNYTMPDRTCNSSSCAMAAKFLGANLSSDDEYLQIVLTHGDTTDHSAQTEALADYGIDSAWYTDLDFDDLDESLAANLPVVIAILHRGSLEAPTGGHIICVVGRIENGDYVVNDPYGDCNDGYTSDVYNGKGAIYSRTLLNARWLVEGDKSGWGRLFIQPAR from the coding sequence ATGGCTGGCTGCTTTTTACCACTTTTTAGTCTAAACTCCAGTAATAAGCAACCCCAAAGACCTGTTGGGCGCAAAGCCTATGAAGGCATTTTCCCAGTCGATAAAGCTGCCATCAAGTTAGATGTGCCTTTCTATCCGCAAACCGATAACTACACCATGCCAGATCGAACCTGCAACTCTTCTAGTTGTGCGATGGCGGCTAAGTTTCTTGGGGCTAATCTCTCAAGTGATGATGAGTATTTGCAAATTGTGCTGACTCATGGCGATACCACTGACCACTCTGCTCAGACTGAAGCCCTGGCAGACTATGGCATTGATTCTGCATGGTACACAGATCTTGATTTCGATGACCTCGATGAATCCTTAGCCGCAAATTTACCCGTTGTAATTGCTATCCTACATAGAGGTTCCTTAGAAGCTCCGACAGGTGGACATATCATCTGCGTAGTTGGCAGGATTGAGAACGGTGACTACGTCGTCAACGATCCATATGGGGACTGTAATGATGGCTATACCAGCGATGTCTACAACGGTAAAGGTGCAATCTACAGCAGAACCTTGCTCAATGCCAGGTGGCTAGTAGAAGGCGACAAAAGCGGTTGGGGAAGGCTTTTTATTCAGCCAGCCAGATAG
- a CDS encoding NF041680 family putative transposase — MISLDKLEQFRKYTYEIIGNGRDALFDLMDAVLTSRSVSSFVELSLSPLFRREWSSIYEALQDSHPPREDLMKQYIQQMPAAEVTILAGDHTAWSRPYAVTLQERTYEHQPQPGVGSKPVTVGQGYSTIAWIPESEGSFALPLRHERITSFENPIQKAASQLRLVCAEIPGTVLFLGDGEYGCAPFLQQTADIPCIKLLRLRPNRVLYHAPKDYEGHGRPHKHGEKFSLKDSDTWSIPQADITIAEPKLGRLQIRRWPNLHLKQAADHPFTLILVERLDMPESKPLWLIWVAKDEPILSEVWQKYLRRFAIEHWYRLVRQRLHWTIPQLSTPAQMETWSDLMPLLTWQLWLARELVQDSPLPWQKPMTKLSPGRVANAFALVLVRIGSPSPDPKPRGKSPGWPLGKKRTQRIRYPTVKKRYAKPLKKASAATA, encoded by the coding sequence ATGATTAGTTTGGATAAACTTGAGCAATTTCGCAAGTACACGTACGAAATTATAGGGAACGGGAGAGATGCGCTGTTCGACTTGATGGATGCGGTACTGACGAGTCGGAGTGTTTCATCGTTTGTGGAACTTTCGTTAAGCCCATTATTTCGGAGGGAGTGGTCGAGTATCTATGAAGCACTGCAAGATAGTCATCCTCCACGTGAAGACTTGATGAAGCAATACATACAGCAAATGCCGGCAGCAGAGGTGACGATATTGGCGGGCGACCATACAGCCTGGTCGCGTCCCTATGCGGTGACATTACAAGAACGCACCTACGAACATCAACCTCAACCGGGAGTAGGAAGCAAACCTGTTACGGTGGGGCAAGGATACAGCACAATTGCCTGGATTCCAGAGTCAGAAGGGAGTTTTGCCTTACCGTTGCGGCATGAGCGGATCACCAGTTTCGAGAACCCGATTCAGAAAGCCGCTAGTCAGTTACGCTTGGTTTGTGCGGAAATTCCTGGGACTGTGCTTTTCCTGGGGGATGGCGAGTATGGGTGCGCACCATTTTTGCAGCAAACAGCAGACATCCCGTGTATCAAGCTGCTCAGGCTACGCCCCAACCGGGTTCTGTATCATGCCCCAAAGGATTACGAGGGGCATGGGCGACCCCATAAGCATGGAGAGAAATTTAGCCTCAAAGACTCTGACACTTGGTCTATTCCCCAAGCAGACATCACAATTGCAGAGCCTAAACTGGGACGATTGCAAATTCGTCGATGGCCAAACCTGCACTTAAAGCAAGCCGCAGACCATCCCTTTACACTCATTCTGGTCGAACGTCTTGATATGCCTGAATCGAAACCCCTGTGGTTGATTTGGGTCGCTAAAGACGAGCCAATCTTGAGTGAGGTATGGCAAAAATATCTGCGCAGATTTGCCATTGAGCATTGGTATCGCTTGGTGCGTCAACGTCTCCATTGGACAATCCCTCAGCTTTCTACCCCTGCTCAGATGGAGACTTGGTCGGACTTGATGCCTTTACTTACTTGGCAATTGTGGCTCGCTCGTGAACTTGTCCAAGACTCTCCTCTGCCTTGGCAGAAACCGATGACTAAATTGTCTCCTGGTCGAGTTGCAAATGCTTTTGCTTTAGTTTTGGTCAGGATTGGCTCTCCTTCCCCTGACCCTAAACCTCGCGGTAAGTCTCCAGGTTGGCCTCTTGGGAAAAAACGAACCCAACGGATTCGTTATCCTACTGTCAAAAAACGCTATGCCAAGCCCCTCAAAAAAGCTTCCGCTGCAACTGCTTAG